The following are encoded in a window of Cryobacterium sp. CG_9.6 genomic DNA:
- a CDS encoding LpqB family beta-propeller domain-containing protein, producing the protein MRSVPTRATRIGRALAAVMAAVVVLSSCSGIPREGEVRAGQANVVDESPNQVFLPSGPQPDASIEAILLGFIDAASSPESNYEIAREFLTTSFSAEWDPTAGVIVDQGTGRIATAQDETTVQVTVSPIAEVSSIGEYRESDSTPVPLGYQFRQVDGQWRIQAAPNGTVIDETTFNDVFSASSLYFFDPGFGTLVPDVRWFPRGASAPTKIVNAVLAGPSSWLAGAVATAFPSGTKLTADAVQVVGRNAMVDLNSEALNADTITLERMKAQLDASLSSGMNVEITIDQNPQDIADLGSDVLTVDPRVDARALILRDGSFGFLAASGQVVTSIDGLSSAIEGLSPTAVTLGAGQKAAAVRGAGGVWRVPAGDDPVLVDSRSGLIAPTIDRDGYVWSVPMDDPSDILATGPTTASSSVVASPWPEATTIQAMKVSRDGTRIVAAYTVGAEPRLAVVGILRKDGVPIGLTAPLQLTADSIPAIDVAWVDEVTVASLSTLATGAMQITAREIGGVSVVLESPPEAVELSGSNSLRDLRALTSSGGLHMQRGVGWQKRLEGVSVLATQQGIAG; encoded by the coding sequence ATGCGTAGCGTACCCACGAGGGCCACTCGCATCGGCCGTGCCCTGGCCGCGGTGATGGCCGCCGTCGTCGTGCTCAGTTCGTGTTCGGGCATTCCCCGCGAGGGCGAGGTGCGTGCCGGTCAGGCGAACGTCGTCGACGAGAGTCCGAACCAGGTCTTCCTGCCGTCCGGGCCGCAGCCCGACGCCAGCATCGAAGCAATTCTGCTCGGATTCATCGACGCAGCGTCGAGCCCCGAGAGCAACTACGAAATTGCGCGCGAATTTCTCACCACCAGTTTCAGTGCCGAATGGGACCCGACCGCCGGAGTGATCGTGGATCAGGGCACCGGACGCATCGCCACCGCACAGGACGAGACAACGGTCCAGGTGACCGTGTCGCCGATTGCTGAGGTGAGTTCCATTGGGGAATACCGGGAGTCCGATTCGACACCGGTGCCGCTCGGCTACCAATTTCGTCAGGTAGACGGGCAGTGGCGCATCCAGGCCGCCCCCAACGGAACCGTGATCGACGAAACGACGTTTAACGACGTCTTTAGTGCGTCCTCTCTCTATTTCTTCGACCCGGGGTTTGGAACCCTGGTCCCCGACGTGCGCTGGTTCCCGCGGGGGGCATCCGCTCCCACCAAGATTGTCAACGCGGTGCTGGCCGGACCGAGCTCCTGGTTGGCTGGAGCCGTGGCCACCGCGTTCCCCAGCGGAACCAAGCTCACCGCCGACGCGGTGCAGGTGGTGGGACGCAACGCCATGGTTGACCTCAACAGTGAGGCGCTGAACGCGGACACCATCACGCTTGAGCGGATGAAGGCTCAGCTGGACGCGAGCCTGTCATCGGGGATGAACGTGGAGATCACGATCGATCAGAACCCACAAGACATTGCGGATCTCGGTTCCGACGTGCTCACCGTGGATCCGCGTGTTGATGCACGGGCCCTGATCTTGCGTGATGGTTCCTTTGGGTTCCTCGCGGCCAGCGGGCAGGTTGTGACATCGATCGATGGCCTCTCTTCGGCCATCGAGGGGTTGTCGCCGACCGCCGTGACCCTCGGCGCAGGCCAGAAGGCGGCCGCAGTCCGTGGGGCGGGTGGAGTCTGGCGCGTGCCCGCGGGAGATGATCCCGTGCTCGTCGACTCCCGCTCCGGCCTCATCGCCCCAACGATCGACCGCGACGGGTATGTCTGGTCGGTCCCCATGGATGATCCCAGCGATATTCTCGCCACGGGCCCCACGACCGCATCGTCGTCGGTGGTGGCGTCCCCGTGGCCCGAGGCAACGACCATTCAGGCCATGAAGGTGTCCCGCGATGGCACACGCATCGTGGCGGCGTACACCGTGGGTGCCGAGCCTCGTCTGGCCGTGGTGGGAATTCTGCGCAAAGACGGTGTGCCGATCGGACTCACCGCACCCCTGCAGCTCACAGCAGATTCCATTCCGGCCATCGATGTGGCCTGGGTTGACGAGGTCACCGTCGCCTCGCTCAGCACACTGGCAACGGGGGCGATGCAGATCACCGCCCGCGAGATCGGTGGGGTGAGCGTGGTCCTCGAATCGCCACCCGAAGCGGTGGAGCTGTCCGGGAGCAATTCCTTGCGAGACCTGCGAGCACTCACCTCATCGGGCGGGTTACACATGCAGCGTGGTGTGGGCTGGCAGAAGCGTTTGGAGGGCGTGAGTGTGCTCGCCACCCAGCAGGGCATAGCGGGGTAA